A stretch of Mastomys coucha isolate ucsf_1 unplaced genomic scaffold, UCSF_Mcou_1 pScaffold3, whole genome shotgun sequence DNA encodes these proteins:
- the Sh3gl1 gene encoding endophilin-A2, with protein MSVAGLKKQFYKASQLVSEKVGGAEGTKLDDDFKEMEKKVDVTSKAVAEVLVRTIEYLQPNPASRAKLTMLNTVSKIRGQVKNPGYPQSEGLLGECMVRHGKELGGESNFGDALLDAGESMKRLAEVKDSLDIEVKQNFIDPLQNLCDKDLKEIQHHLKKLEGRRLDFDYKKKRQGKIPDEELRQALEKFEESKEVAETSMHNLLETDIEQVSQLSALVDAQLDYHRQAVQILEELADKLKRRVQEASSRPRREFKPRPREPFELGELEQPNGGFPCAPAPKITASSSFRSADKPIRTPSKSMPPLDQPSCKALYDFEPENDGELGFREGDLITLTNQIDENWYEGMLHGQSGFFPLSYVQVLVPLPQ; from the exons CTGGTCAGCGAGAAGGTTGGTGGGGCCGAAGGGACCAAACTGGATGATGACTTTAAAGAGATGGAAAAG AAGGTGGATGTCACCAGCAAGGCTGTGGCAGAGGTGCTGGTCAGAACCATAGAATATCTGCAGCCTAACCCAG CCTCACGGGCCAAGCTGACTATGCTGAACACCGTATCCAAGATCCGGGGCCAAGTGAAGAATCCTGGCTACCCACAGTCCGAGGGGCTGTTGGGAGAGTGCATGGTCCGCCATGGCAAAGAACTAGGTGGAGAGTCCAACTTTG GTGATGCTCTGCTAGATGCAGGCGAATCCATGAAGCGCCTGGCGGAGGTGAAGGACTCGCTGGACATTGAGGTCAAGCAGAACTTCATTGACCCACTGCAGAACCTGTGTGACAAGGATCTGAAGGAGATCCAG CACCACCTGAAGAAATTGGAGGGCCGCCGCCTTGACTTTGATTACAAGAAGAAGCGCCAGGGCAAGATCCCCGACGAGGAGCTGCGCCAGGCCCTAGAGAAGTTCGAGGAGTCCAAGGAGGTGGCGGAGACCAGTATGCACAACCTCCTGGAGACCGAT ATAGAGCAGGTGAGCCAGCTGTCAGCCCTGGTAGATGCCCAGCTGGACTACCACCGGCAGGCAGTGCAGATCCTGGAGGAGTTGGCTGACAAGCTGAAGCGCAG GGTGCAGGAAGCCTCCTCACGACCCAGGCGGGAGTTCAAGCCCCGGCCCCGGGAGCCCTTCGAACTTGGAGAGCTGGAACAGCCCAATGGGGGATTCCCTTGTGCCCCAGCACCTAAGATCACAG CTTCCTCATCATTTAGATCGGCAGACAAGCCCATCAGGACACCCAGCAAGAGTATGC CCCCCCTGGACCAGCCAAGCTGCAAGGCGCTTTATGACTTTGAGCCAGAGAATGATGGTGAGCTGGGCTTCCGTGAGGGTGACCTCATCACGCTTACCAACCAGATCGATGAGAACTGGTATGAAGGGATGCTGCACGGCCAGTCAGGCTTCTTCCCACTCAGCTATGTGCAGGTGCTGGTGCCTCTGCCTCAGTGA
- the Stap2 gene encoding signal-transducing adaptor protein 2, whose protein sequence is MASALSPPRGHKLKGAPPSHYYESFLEKKGPCDQDYRKFWAGLQGLAICFYNSNRDLQPLEKLDLRLFSKLKEEAVLGRSYATAYHFSLVLRDQEVKFKVESLESCEMWKGFILTVVELRVPSNLTLLPGHLYMMAEVLTKEEVRRAAEVPWCFLQVSRLEAQLLLERYPECGNLLLRPGGDGKDSVSVTTRQILNGSPVVKHYKVKREGPKYVIDVEDPFSCPSLEAVVNYFVTHTKRALVPFLLDEDYEKVLGFVDSDQENGESAWAVPSSRGSGPALPANVPKPLPPVPVSVSSQEDKLSQLPPLPQLPGQDESYVTPIEDSPAAEYMNQDVSLSSQTVPLKPKKPARLPAKPPKPPVVPKPDLKAITSIWTRKLGGSSPQAPSLVTRLGDITAELEEKLQKRRALDH, encoded by the exons ATGGCCTCAGCCCTGAGTCCACCCCGGGGACACAAGCTCAAAGGTGCTCCACCTTCGCACTACTATGAGAGCTTCCTAGAGAAAAAGGGACCCTGTGACCAG gaTTACAGGAAGTTCTGGGCAGGCCTCCAGGGTTTAGCCATCTGTTTCTACAACAGCAATCGGGACTTGCAG CCCCTGGAAAAGCTGGACCTGAGGCTGTTTTCAAAGCTCAAAGAAGAGGCTGTATTGGGACGCTCATATGCCACTGCCTATCACTTCAGCCTGGTTCTCCGGGACCAGGAGGTTAAATTCAAG GTGGAGAGCCTGGAGTCTTGCGAGATGTGGAAAGGATTTATCTTGACTGTGGTAGAG CTTCGTGTCCCATCTAATCTGACCCTGCTGCCTGGACACCTGTACATGATGGCTGAGGTCCTGACCAAAGAGGAGGTACGGAGGGCAGCCGAGGTGCCCTG GTGCTTTCTGCAGGTGAGCAGGCTAGAGGCGCAGCTGCTCCTGGAGCGCTACCCAGAGTGCGGGAACCTGCTTCTGCGTCCTGGAGGGGATGGCAAGGACAGTGTGTCTGTCACTACCCGGCAGATACTCAATGG GTCGCCCGTGGTCAAACACTACAAGGTGAAGCGGGAAGGTCCTAAGTATGTGATCGACGTGGAAGACCCG TTTTCCTGCCCCTCGCTGGAAGCTGTGGTCAACTATTTTGTGACGCACACCAAGAGGGCGCTGGTCCCCTTCTTGTTGGATGAGGACTATGAGAAGGTTCTAG GCTTCGTGGACTCGGATCAGGAGAATGGGGAGAGTGCATGGGCTGTGCCCTCCTCCCGAGGCTCAG GCCCTGCCCTCCCTGCTAATGTCCCAAAGCCACTTCCAcctgtacctgtgtctgtgtccAGCCAGGAAGACAAGCTGTCTCAACTACCTCCCCTGCCTCAGTTACCAGGCCAGGATGAGAGCTATGTGACTCCCATTGAAGACTCCCCAGCAGCTGAATACATGAATCAGGATG TGTCTCTCTCCAGCCAGACAGTCCCCCTGAAGCCCAAGAAGCCGGCAAGGCTCCCAGCAAAACCCCCAAAGCCACCAGTTGTGCCTAAGCCAG ATCTCAAAGCCATTACCAGCATCTGGACCAGGAAGCTAGGTGGAAGCTCACCCCAGGCTCCCTCCCTTGTGACTA GACTTGGGGATATCACCGCTGAGCTGGAAGAGAAACTACAGAAGAGGAGAGCACTGGACCACTGA
- the Mpnd gene encoding MPN domain-containing protein, with amino-acid sequence MAAPESLSPGATAEEAPEEDEDDAEAEDPERGAGSGGRSGSLGGSSGCTAGPGMALGGALTRRAVTLRVLLKDELLEPGEGVLSIYYLGRKFTGDLQLDGRIVWQETGQVFNSPSAWATHCKKLVNPAKKSGCGWASVKYKGQKLDKYKAAWLRRHQLHMPVAAADESPTSEGEEEELLLEEEEDDVLAGVSSEDKGHRPPGKGSLEPEATPPGKRMDKVRVPVRYCMLGSRDSARNPHTLVEVTSFAAINKFQPFNVAVSSNVLFLLDFHCHLTRSEVVGYLGGRWDINNQMLTVLRAFPCRSRLGDTETAATVEEEIYQVLFLRGLSLVGWYHSHPHSPAVPSLQDIDAQMEYQLRLQGSSNGFQPCLALLCSPYYSGNPGPESKICPFWVMPPPEQRPSDYGIPMDVEMAYVQDSFLTNDVLQEMVMLAEFYKGAPDLVKFQEAWSPELTYLDKLKMSLASRTPKDQGMCHVLEQVCSVLKQGS; translated from the exons ATGGCAG CTCCCGAGTCTCTGTCTCCCGGAGCCACGGCCGAGGAGGCGCCAGAGGAGGATGAGGACGACGCGGAGGCCGAGGACCCCGAGCGCGGGGCGGGTAGTGGAGGGCGCAGCGGCAGCCTCGGTGGCAGTAGTGGCTGCACGGCAGGGCCTGGGATGGCCCTAGGGGGCGCGCTCACGAGGCGCGCGGTCACGCTTCGGGTGCTGCTCAAAGACGAGCTGCTGGAACCCGGTGAGGGAGTGCTATCCATCTACTACCTG GGCAGGAAGTTTACTGGGGACCTGCAGCTGGATGGCAGGATCGTGTGGCAGGAAACTGGACAAGTCTTCAACTCGCCCAGCGCCTGGGCCACACACTGCAAAAAGCTCGTCAACCCGGCCAAGAAGTCTGGGTGTGGCTGGGCCTCTGTCAAGTACAAGGGCCAGAAGCTGGACAAGTACAAGGCTGCCTGGCTTCGCCGGCACCAGCTCCATATGCCCGTAGCTGCTGCTGATGAG AGTCCCACCagtgaaggggaggaggaagaactgctgttggaggaggaggaagacgatgTGCTGGCTGGGGTCTCATCAGAGGACAAAGGCCACAGACCCCCTGGGAAGGGTTCCTTGGAGCCAG AGGCCACACCCCCAGGGAAGCGTATGGACAAGGTCCGGGTGCCCGTCCGTTACTGCATGCTGGGCAGCCGAGACTCTGCCAG GAACCCCCACACTCTGGTCGAAGTAACATCCTTCGCTGCTATCAACAAGTTCCAGCCATTCAACGTGGCCGTTTCCAGTAATGTGCTGTTCCTCTTG GACTTCCACTGCCACCTGACTCGGAGTGAGGTCGTGGGCTACCTTGGTGGTCGCTGGGACATCAACAATCAGA TGCTGACCGTCCTGAGAGCCTTCCCCTGCAGGAGTCGGCTGGGGGACACTGAGACTGCAGCCACGGTTGAGGAGGAG ATCTACCAGGTCCTGTTCCTGCGAGGCCTGTCCCTGGTGGGCTGGTACCACAGCCACCCACACAGCCCTGCAGTACCCTCCTTGCAGGACATCGATGCACAGATGGAGTACCAGTTGAGACTGCAAGGCTCCAGCAATGGCTTCCAGCCCTGCCTGGCCCTGCTGTGCT CCCCCTACTACTCTGGCAACCCAGGCCCTGAGTCCAAGATCTGCCCTTTCTGGGTGATGCCTCCCCCTGAG CAAAGGCCCAGTGACTATGGAATCCCCATGGATGTAGAAATGGCGTATGTCCAAGATAGCTTCTTGACCAACGATGTTCTTCAGGAGATG GTGATGCTGGCTGAGTTCTACAAGGGTGCCCCTGACCTTGTGAAGTTCCAAGAGGCCTGGAGCCCAGAGCTTACCTACCTGGACAAGCTCAAG ATGTCCTTGGCCAGCAGGACCCCGAAGGACCAGGGCATGTGCCACGTGCTGGAGCAGGTCTGCAGTGTGCTCAAGCAGGGGAGCTGA